The Vanessa tameamea isolate UH-Manoa-2023 chromosome 2, ilVanTame1 primary haplotype, whole genome shotgun sequence genome has a segment encoding these proteins:
- the LOC113394694 gene encoding proteasomal ubiquitin receptor ADRM1 isoform X2 — translation MSATALFGNTSGLGGSSGGNKHIVEFRAGRMTLKGRMVHPDKRKGLLYVYQGEDSLMHFCWKDRTTGEVEDDLLIFPDDCEFVRVNECTTGRVYVLKFKSFSKKYFFWLQEPKTDKDEDYCRRINEALNNPPTSGGRGGSGSGGQDGELQNLLNNMSQQQLMQLFGGVGQIGGLSSLLGTMGNNSSSGTTGSRASGNSGSSSRGGSAPRTTSAETARTPARPRYAPAPTATPPNTATAAAPAAPGAAAAATAAGGQIFLSDLQRYFSGLGNAPPEGEGAVSGSAAPRVDLGAALSAPEVVSTASEPPNAQRLAPHLPPTSATAAAQDDAANQFSSALTSGQMAPVISQFGLPTDVTSAANTGDMQAFFKALESASGSESSRSLEGDKKKDKPQDDKNDKKDGDAGMSLD, via the exons ATGTCTGCAACTGCTTTATTTGGGAATACTTCGGGTCTTGGAGGTAGTTCAGGCGGGAACAAACATATAGTTGAATTTCGTGCTGGTAGGATGACTCTTAAAGGACGAATGGTTCATCCAGACAAAAGGAAAGgcttattatatgtttatcaaGGCGAAGACTCGTTGATGCATTTTTGTTGGAAAGATCGTACAACCGGAGAAGTAGAAGACGATCTCTTAATATTCCCTGATGATTGCGAATTTGTTCGAGTAAACGAATGTACAACAGGAAGGGTTTATGTTCTAAAGTTCAAGtcattttcgaaaaaatatttcttttggctacag gaacCTAAAACTGATAAGGATGAAGATTATTGCCGCCGGATTAATGAAGCCCTAAACAATCCACCAACATCAGGTGGGAGAGGCGGCAGTGGTAGTGGGGGGCAAGATGGAGAGCTCCAGAATCTTTTGAATAACATGTCACAGCAGCAGCTGATGCAACTGTTTGGAGGTGTCGGACAGATTGGTGGTTTGTCTTCCCTTCTTGGCACTATGGG CAACAATAGTAGCAGTGGAACAACTGGCAGTCGGGCATCCGGCAACAGTGGCAGCAGTTCGCGGGGTGGGAGCGCACCGCGCACCACGAGCGCAGAGACAGCGCGTACGCCAGCTCGGCCGCGCTACGCGCCCGCACCCACCGCCACGCCCCCCAATACTGCCACAGCCGCTGCGCCTGCCGCGCCCGGCGCCGCTGCCGCCGCCACTGCAGCAG GTGGACAAATATTTCTGTCTGACTTGCAACGTTATTTCTCCGGCCTGGGCAACGCGCCGCCCGAGGGCGAGGGCGCCGTGAGCGGCTCCGCGGCGCCCCGCGTCGACCTCGGCGCCGCGCTGTCCGCGCCGGAGGTGGTCTCCACCGCCAGCGAGCCGCCTAACGCGCAGCGCCTGGCACCACACCTACCGCCTACGTCCGCAACCGCCGCCGCCCAGGACGAT GCGGCTAATCAGTTTTCGTCAGCGTTGACCTCAGGTCAAATGGCTCCTGTGATTTCACAGTTCGGTCTTCCGACGGATGTTACGTCGGCGGCAAACACGGGCGACATGCAAGCTTTCTTTAAAGCATTGGAAAGCGCGTCTGGATCCGAGAGTTCCAGGTCTCTAGAGGGGGATAAAAAGAAAGATAAACCTCAAGATGATAAAAATGACAAGAAAGATGGTGATGCTGGGATGTCACTGGACTAA
- the LOC113394694 gene encoding proteasomal ubiquitin receptor ADRM1 isoform X1 — MSATALFGNTSGLGGSSGGNKHIVEFRAGRMTLKGRMVHPDKRKGLLYVYQGEDSLMHFCWKDRTTGEVEDDLLIFPDDCEFVRVNECTTGRVYVLKFKSFSKKYFFWLQEPKTDKDEDYCRRINEALNNPPTSGGRGGSGSGGQDGELQNLLNNMSQQQLMQLFGGVGQIGGLSSLLGTMGNNSSSGTTGSRASGNSGSSSRGGSAPRTTSAETARTPARPRYAPAPTATPPNTATAAAPAAPGAAAAATAAGGQIFLSDLQRYFSGLGNAPPEGEGAVSGSAAPRVDLGAALSAPEVVSTASEPPNAQRLAPHLPPTSATAAAQDDVRTTLLSPQFAQAANQFSSALTSGQMAPVISQFGLPTDVTSAANTGDMQAFFKALESASGSESSRSLEGDKKKDKPQDDKNDKKDGDAGMSLD; from the exons ATGTCTGCAACTGCTTTATTTGGGAATACTTCGGGTCTTGGAGGTAGTTCAGGCGGGAACAAACATATAGTTGAATTTCGTGCTGGTAGGATGACTCTTAAAGGACGAATGGTTCATCCAGACAAAAGGAAAGgcttattatatgtttatcaaGGCGAAGACTCGTTGATGCATTTTTGTTGGAAAGATCGTACAACCGGAGAAGTAGAAGACGATCTCTTAATATTCCCTGATGATTGCGAATTTGTTCGAGTAAACGAATGTACAACAGGAAGGGTTTATGTTCTAAAGTTCAAGtcattttcgaaaaaatatttcttttggctacag gaacCTAAAACTGATAAGGATGAAGATTATTGCCGCCGGATTAATGAAGCCCTAAACAATCCACCAACATCAGGTGGGAGAGGCGGCAGTGGTAGTGGGGGGCAAGATGGAGAGCTCCAGAATCTTTTGAATAACATGTCACAGCAGCAGCTGATGCAACTGTTTGGAGGTGTCGGACAGATTGGTGGTTTGTCTTCCCTTCTTGGCACTATGGG CAACAATAGTAGCAGTGGAACAACTGGCAGTCGGGCATCCGGCAACAGTGGCAGCAGTTCGCGGGGTGGGAGCGCACCGCGCACCACGAGCGCAGAGACAGCGCGTACGCCAGCTCGGCCGCGCTACGCGCCCGCACCCACCGCCACGCCCCCCAATACTGCCACAGCCGCTGCGCCTGCCGCGCCCGGCGCCGCTGCCGCCGCCACTGCAGCAG GTGGACAAATATTTCTGTCTGACTTGCAACGTTATTTCTCCGGCCTGGGCAACGCGCCGCCCGAGGGCGAGGGCGCCGTGAGCGGCTCCGCGGCGCCCCGCGTCGACCTCGGCGCCGCGCTGTCCGCGCCGGAGGTGGTCTCCACCGCCAGCGAGCCGCCTAACGCGCAGCGCCTGGCACCACACCTACCGCCTACGTCCGCAACCGCCGCCGCCCAGGACGATGTAAGGACCACACTGCTCTCACCGCAGTTCGCCCAG GCGGCTAATCAGTTTTCGTCAGCGTTGACCTCAGGTCAAATGGCTCCTGTGATTTCACAGTTCGGTCTTCCGACGGATGTTACGTCGGCGGCAAACACGGGCGACATGCAAGCTTTCTTTAAAGCATTGGAAAGCGCGTCTGGATCCGAGAGTTCCAGGTCTCTAGAGGGGGATAAAAAGAAAGATAAACCTCAAGATGATAAAAATGACAAGAAAGATGGTGATGCTGGGATGTCACTGGACTAA